The stretch of DNA CTTTAGCGCCTGGAGCGGCCCCATGCAAAGCTGTCGGCCGCACTTGGTGCTTTAGCGCGTAGTGCGGCCCCATGCAAGGCTTGTCGTTAGCGCCCGGCGAGGCCCCACACCAACCCGCGCCGGCCATTCAACCGCCACTCCACCCCTCAGCGCGAGCCGCGCACGCGGCGCAGCTCGTCGAACACCAGCAGCACCGCGCCGATCGTGATCGCGCTGTCCGCGACGTTGAACGCCGGCCAGTGCCAGCCGCCTACGTGGAAGTCGAGGAAGTCGATCACGTGGCCGTAGACCAGCCGGTCGATCACGTTGCCGAGCGCGCCGCCGAGAATCAGCGCGAGCGCAGTGCAGAACAGCCGCTGCGCGGAGTGGCGCTTCAGCAGGTAGCAGATCACGAGCGCCGCGACCACGCCGAGCACGGTGAACGCCCAGCGCTGCCAGCCGCCGGCCGCCGCGAGGAAGCTGAACGCCGCGCCGCGGTTGTACACGAGCACGAGGTTGAAGAACGACGTGATCTCGCGGACCTGGCCGTAGCTGAACACGCGTGCGACCGCGATCTTCGTCAGTTGATCCGCGAGAATCACGATCAGCGCGACGCCGAGCCACGGCGCGAGCGAACCGCCCGCGCCGCTACCACGCTGCTTCGTCAGAGCCTTGGCCATTATGCCGCGCTCCTCGTTTCGCCGCTGCCGAACAGGTTCGCGACGCAGCGGCCGCACAGCGTCGGATGTGCGGCGTCCGCGCCGACGTCCTCGCGGTAGTGCCAGCAGCGTTCGCACTTCAGGTACTTCGACGTGATCACATCGATGCCTTCGTCGTCGGCGCTGTCCACCTTCGCGACTTCCGCCGCCGACGTGATGAGCACGAACTTCAGGTCGTCGTCGAGGCTCGCGAGCGCGTCGTAACGCGCGCCGCTCGCGCGGATCCGCACTTCGGCCTGCAGCGACGAGCCGATCTGGTTCGCGACGCGCGCTTCTTCAAGCGCCTTCGTCACGTCGCCGCGCACGGCGCGCAGCAGCGTCCACTTGTCGACCAGCGCATCGGCCTGCGGCACGTCCGGATACGCGTGATACGTTTCGGTGAAGATCGTGTCGCTCTGCGGCTCGAACACCTTCCACGCTTCCTCGGCGGTGAACGACAGGAACGGCGCGAGGATGCGCAGCAGGCCGTGCGTGATGTGATACAGCGCGGTCTGCGCGGCGCGGCGCGCGCGCGAATCCGGCGCGCTCGTGTACAGGCGGTCCTTCAGCACGTCCAGATAGAAGCCGCCCAGGTCTTCCGAGCAGAACGTCTGCAGTTTCGCGACGACCGGATGGAACTCGTAGCGGTCGTAGTGCGCGAGCACGTCGCGTTGCAGGCCGGCCGTCAGCGCGACGGCATAACGGTCGATCTCCAGCCAGTCGGCCACCGGCAGCGCGTGCTGACCGTAGTCGAAGTCGGACAGGTTCGCGAGCAGGAAACGCAGCGTGTTGCGGATGCGCCGATAACCTTCGGTCACGCGCTTCAGGATTTCCTCGGAGATCGCGAGTTCGCCCGAATAGTCGGTCGATGCGATCCACAGCCGGATGATTTCCGCGCCGAGGCGGTTCGACACTTCATGCGGATCGACGCCGTTGCCGAGCGACTTGCTCATCTTGCGGCCTTCGCCGTCGACGGTGAAGCCGTGCGTGAGCAGCGCGTTGTACGGCGGGCGGCCGTCGAGCATCGACGCGGTCAGGAGCGACGAGTGGAACCAGCCGCGATGCTGGTCCGAGCCTTCGAGATACAGGTCGGCCGGGAACTGCAGTTCGTCCTTGTGCGAGCCGCGCAGCACGTGCCAGTGCGTGGTGCCGGAGTCGAACCACACGTCGAGCGTGTCGCGGTTCTTCTCGTACAGGTTCGCGTCGTCGCCGATCAGTTCGCGCGGATCGAGCGTCTGCCATGCCTCGATGCCTGCCTTCTCGACACGCTGCGCGACTTCTTCGAGCAGTTCCAGCGTGCG from Paraburkholderia caballeronis encodes:
- the lspA gene encoding signal peptidase II; translation: MAKALTKQRGSGAGGSLAPWLGVALIVILADQLTKIAVARVFSYGQVREITSFFNLVLVYNRGAAFSFLAAAGGWQRWAFTVLGVVAALVICYLLKRHSAQRLFCTALALILGGALGNVIDRLVYGHVIDFLDFHVGGWHWPAFNVADSAITIGAVLLVFDELRRVRGSR